Proteins from a single region of Paraglaciecola sp. T6c:
- a CDS encoding class II glutamine amidotransferase: MCELLGMSANVPTDICFSFKGLRERGGRVGPHRDGWGVAFYEQKGVCIFKDRLPSYESEIARLVSDYPIKSTAVIAHVRQANRGRIGMENTHPFSRELWGRNWTYAHNGQLSGYADLPIDRFTPVGTTDSERAFCYLMSALDNRFPKRPSKRISAFNFLQREAKKLNKLGVFNMLITDGEYLLAFCSTKLQWITRRAPFGKAHLSDIDVDIDFAKETTPNDIVTVIATEPLTGNEDWHKMQPGEGQIFRFGEPLKKQIK, from the coding sequence ATGTGTGAGTTATTAGGCATGTCTGCGAATGTTCCAACTGACATTTGCTTTAGTTTCAAGGGTCTTCGGGAAAGGGGCGGCCGCGTCGGCCCCCACAGAGACGGTTGGGGCGTGGCATTCTACGAACAAAAAGGGGTGTGTATTTTTAAGGATCGCCTGCCTAGTTACGAATCTGAAATAGCACGCTTAGTTTCTGACTATCCGATTAAAAGCACGGCCGTTATTGCCCACGTGCGCCAGGCCAATCGTGGCCGTATCGGCATGGAAAACACGCATCCGTTTAGCCGAGAGCTATGGGGCAGAAACTGGACCTACGCCCACAATGGGCAGTTAAGTGGTTACGCTGATTTACCTATCGACAGGTTTACCCCAGTAGGCACCACCGATAGCGAGCGGGCTTTTTGCTATTTGATGAGTGCATTAGATAATCGCTTCCCTAAGCGCCCAAGTAAACGCATATCCGCATTCAATTTTCTGCAGCGTGAAGCCAAAAAACTGAATAAGCTCGGCGTATTTAATATGCTAATCACTGATGGTGAGTACTTACTTGCATTTTGCTCGACGAAATTGCAATGGATCACCCGTCGCGCTCCTTTTGGCAAGGCACACTTATCAGATATTGATGTAGATATCGACTTCGCTAAAGAAACCACACCGAATGACATTGTGACCGTTATTGCCACCGAGCCACTCACGGGAAACGAAGATTGGCATAAAATGCAGCCCGGCGAAGGGCAGATTTTTCGTTTTGGTGAGCCACTAAAAAAGCAAATTAAGTGA
- a CDS encoding choice-of-anchor L domain-containing protein — MFVSKKLSLSFCAVSLALSSSVVHGIEITSTDDASVLSDTLIIPNSGVTVTSAVLSGGMNDVDFSTQAGTYTNHSGTYGLPSAGGVVFSTGNVNDYEDGPNNNSGGESNGELPGNDDGPGDGEGGGDCEGGCVELQSFSQFSASSGPSFSTQSEGQTSTVEPSSTDLGPESGTNTQDQDVPGALDFEQTNSATDEQNALLTQITGQAEHFDPVELSITFDVDDSVSVISFVGAFGSEEFPDWVNSEFVDGFGMFLNGVNLARAEVTDGSTDGAPALININHPDFAPVEGTELNGMLAPNGIPILQFDIPVEPGSTGNTFTLLLADASDAALDTTIFLSSFGNFDSEGGESEFTPIMPDETSDDGDFVFTLPEVDAGETIWFDPDVATGYTYTATDGGMFASVTAPTLLSVNDSDGYLLSYLVNGVEQVVALTSGQTFEFDMPVPEFTISSINVELALDPTDPLAFVTGVAFSEGGQFGVVQSPITQFVDDSVAVSAPGTLAIFALSLIGLCGLRRKRF, encoded by the coding sequence ATGTTCGTAAGTAAAAAGTTGTCTTTATCATTCTGTGCGGTGTCACTAGCACTTAGCTCGTCGGTTGTTCACGGTATCGAAATCACATCCACGGACGATGCCTCTGTTCTTTCAGATACATTGATCATTCCTAATAGCGGCGTCACTGTTACCAGTGCGGTATTAAGCGGTGGCATGAACGATGTTGATTTCAGTACCCAAGCAGGAACATACACTAATCACTCTGGTACTTACGGGTTGCCTAGTGCTGGCGGTGTGGTGTTTAGTACCGGTAATGTTAATGACTATGAAGATGGGCCAAATAATAACTCAGGCGGTGAAAGCAATGGCGAGCTCCCTGGCAACGACGATGGTCCTGGAGATGGTGAAGGCGGCGGGGATTGCGAAGGTGGTTGCGTAGAACTGCAAAGTTTTTCTCAATTTTCAGCTAGCTCAGGACCGTCTTTTTCAACTCAAAGTGAAGGGCAAACATCGACTGTAGAACCAAGCAGCACTGATTTAGGCCCAGAAAGTGGCACCAATACACAAGATCAAGATGTACCTGGTGCTCTCGATTTTGAACAGACTAATTCTGCCACTGATGAGCAAAATGCGCTTTTAACTCAGATAACAGGACAGGCTGAACATTTCGACCCCGTCGAACTGAGCATTACCTTTGATGTGGACGACAGTGTTTCAGTAATCTCATTTGTCGGTGCCTTTGGCTCTGAAGAGTTCCCTGACTGGGTTAATTCTGAATTTGTCGATGGCTTTGGCATGTTCCTTAATGGTGTAAATTTAGCCCGTGCTGAAGTGACAGATGGTTCAACCGATGGTGCGCCGGCGCTGATCAATATTAATCATCCTGATTTTGCCCCAGTCGAAGGAACAGAGTTAAACGGCATGCTAGCGCCTAATGGTATTCCGATTTTGCAGTTTGATATCCCTGTTGAACCAGGCAGTACAGGCAACACCTTTACTCTTCTATTGGCGGATGCGTCGGATGCGGCACTAGATACCACTATATTTCTAAGCAGCTTTGGTAACTTCGACTCAGAGGGAGGGGAATCTGAATTCACCCCTATTATGCCTGATGAAACTAGCGATGATGGAGACTTCGTATTCACATTACCTGAAGTCGATGCAGGGGAAACGATCTGGTTCGATCCTGATGTTGCCACTGGTTATACCTATACAGCAACAGACGGTGGCATGTTTGCTAGCGTAACCGCCCCGACCTTGCTGAGCGTGAATGACAGTGATGGGTATTTACTCAGTTATTTAGTCAATGGAGTTGAACAAGTGGTGGCGTTAACCAGTGGTCAAACGTTTGAATTTGACATGCCCGTGCCTGAATTCACGATCTCTAGTATTAACGTTGAACTCGCCTTAGATCCGACTGATCCGTTAGCGTTCGTTACCGGTGTGGCATTTAGTGAAGGCGGTCAGTTTGGTGTGGTGCAATCACCTATCACACAATTTGTTGATGACAGTGTCGCGGTTTCAGCACCGGGTACATTGGCAATCTTTGCCTTATCACTGATTGGTTTATGTGGTTTGCGTCGAAAGAGGTTTTAA
- a CDS encoding SDR family oxidoreductase, producing the protein MQLEGSVIAITGAAQGLGRAMAQEVAQQGASVALIDMQEAALQQAAKELRSLGVKVEYYVVNVTNEAEVEVAFADIGMDFGQLNGLINSAGIMRDGMLLKVKEGKVVSKMSKEQFQSVLDVNVTGTFLCGREAAKQMIESKSDGVIINVSSVSRAGNMGQTNYSASKAAVATMTVSWAKELARFGIRTGCIAPGLVETAMAAQMRPEMRQAFLNTVPMRRLAEVEELAHTARYIFENDYFTGRTIELDGGTRV; encoded by the coding sequence ATGCAATTAGAAGGTTCAGTTATTGCCATTACCGGCGCTGCTCAAGGGTTAGGTCGTGCGATGGCACAAGAAGTCGCGCAACAAGGTGCTAGTGTCGCCTTGATTGATATGCAAGAGGCCGCGTTGCAGCAGGCAGCCAAGGAGCTGCGCAGCCTTGGCGTTAAAGTTGAATATTACGTGGTTAACGTTACAAATGAGGCCGAAGTAGAAGTCGCGTTTGCTGACATCGGCATGGACTTTGGTCAGCTAAATGGTTTGATTAACAGCGCCGGTATCATGCGCGACGGCATGCTGCTTAAGGTGAAAGAGGGCAAGGTTGTCAGCAAGATGTCCAAAGAACAGTTTCAATCAGTACTCGATGTTAACGTAACAGGCACCTTTTTGTGCGGCCGTGAAGCGGCGAAGCAAATGATTGAGAGCAAAAGCGATGGGGTGATCATTAACGTTTCGTCAGTGTCTCGGGCCGGCAACATGGGGCAAACAAACTATTCAGCGTCGAAAGCGGCGGTGGCTACCATGACAGTCTCATGGGCGAAGGAGCTAGCGCGCTTTGGTATTCGTACAGGGTGTATCGCACCTGGTTTAGTTGAAACCGCCATGGCGGCACAGATGCGCCCTGAGATGCGCCAAGCATTTTTAAATACCGTCCCGATGCGCCGCTTAGCGGAAGTAGAGGAACTTGCGCATACAGCGAGGTACATTTTTGAAAACGATTACTTCACTGGGCGCACCATTGAGCTAGATGGCGGTACTCGCGTGTAA
- a CDS encoding peptidoglycan-binding domain-containing protein, with product MNSFKAIALAMLLSTHVGVASAADEDGKFAVKGAGKRLCSNFLLASAQKSTDYYLYGGWLEGYISAYNRFQPQNYDATPWQTTELLLALLQQDCENAKDTHFLTVTNGLLKALFPIRLSAESALVVIDVNDAKSYFYVEILKRAKQRLIKMDYLNALGSDDFDQETLDAFKHFQRDRGLAQTGVPDQNTLMNLFLKKSG from the coding sequence ATGAACAGTTTTAAAGCGATTGCACTGGCAATGTTACTAAGCACACACGTTGGCGTTGCTAGTGCAGCAGATGAAGACGGCAAATTTGCGGTTAAAGGTGCAGGAAAGCGCTTATGTAGTAACTTTTTATTAGCGTCAGCGCAAAAGAGCACTGATTATTATTTGTATGGCGGATGGCTTGAGGGTTATATCAGTGCCTATAACCGATTTCAGCCCCAGAACTATGATGCAACGCCGTGGCAAACAACAGAGCTACTGCTAGCGCTGTTGCAACAAGATTGTGAAAACGCTAAAGACACGCACTTTTTAACCGTTACCAATGGCTTGCTTAAAGCATTGTTTCCTATTCGTTTGTCTGCTGAATCTGCACTGGTCGTGATAGATGTGAATGACGCTAAAAGCTATTTTTACGTAGAAATTCTCAAACGCGCGAAACAAAGATTAATCAAAATGGACTATTTAAACGCGTTGGGAAGCGATGATTTCGATCAGGAGACATTAGATGCCTTTAAGCACTTTCAACGTGATCGTGGTTTGGCCCAAACCGGCGTGCCAGATCAGAATACTCTGATGAATTTGTTTTTGAAAAAGTCTGGTTAA